TCGATTTTGCAGGTGGTACAGTCGTTCATATTAGTGCAGGAATGGCCTCTCTGGCTGGAGCCTTATTTTTAGGCAAAAGAAACAAGCCCAATCATGAGCCTTCCAACATTACTTATGTACTTCTGGGAACAGGGATGCTATGGTTTGGCTGGTTCGGTTTTAATGCTGGTTCCTCTTTTGGTGCCAATGGAACTGCCGCTATCGCCTTTGCCACCACCACTATCAGTTCCGCCACGGCAATGATGACCTGGGTTCTTTTTGATAGAATTCAGGGAAGAAAAATTTCAGCTTTGCAGGCTTGTATAGGAGCCGTAGTCGGCTTGGTAGTGATCACTCCAGCAGCTGGATATATTACCGTACCGGAAAGCTTCTTCTTCGGAGCAATTGGAGCAATGGTTTCAAATTTGGCAATGAATGCCAAATCTCTTAAGAAAATCGATGACACTTTAGATGTTTTTGCCTGCCATGGAATAGGCGGAATTATGGGAATGATCCTGACAGCAATTTTCGCGGGAAAAGAAGGTTCCAGCTTACTGCATGGTGGAATCGGAGTATTTGCCTCACACATGTTGGTATTGATAGGAGTCTGTATTTTCTCCTTTGGGATGGGCTACATCATCTTCTTTGTTTTAAACAAATTCGTGACCCTGAGAGTACGTGAAGAGTATGAAGAAATCGGTCTGGATATGTCTCAGCACGGGGAATCTTTATAGTCCATTTATCCTAAAAACGGATCGGTAATAAAAAGCTAAACCAAAATTAACCTTGGAAAATAGGTCAAATCCAATCCTTGCCCTTATTTTTCAACTATGAATAATTCCAGGAGAGAGTTTCTCAAAAAGACCGCCTTATTAAGCGGAGCAGCAGGACTTTGGCAAGTTTTGCCAAGTTCAATAGAAAAAGCATTAGCTATCAGTCCTGATCCAGGGACAACTTTTGAAGATGCAGAACATGTGGTCATGTTGATGCAAGAAAACCGTTCTTTTGACCATTGCTTTGGTACACTTAGAGGTGTGAGAGGCTACAATGATCCAAGAGCGATCACCATTCCGGGAAACCTTCCTGTATGGATGCAAGCTGATAAAAAAGGCACCCACTTTCCTCCTTTTCGTTTAGACATCAATGCCACAAAAGCTACCTGGATGCGTGATATCCCTCACTCTTGGGAAAATCAAGTTGATGCGAGGAATCGGGGGAAGTACAACGATTGGATAGAATCCAAAAGACCTGGAAGAGAAGAGTTTAGGGAGGTCCCATTGACTATGGGGTATTATACGCGAGAGGATATACCTTTTTATTACGCCATGGCTGATGCCTTCACTGTTTTTGACCAACACTTTTGTGCGGCACTGACTGGAACCACTACCAACAGAAGTTATTTTTGGACTGGAAAAACCCATGGAGAACCTGGTGATAAGGCAAAAGTTAGAAATGGAGAAGTGAACTATTCCAATGAAGCCAAATGGAAAACATTCCCAGAAAGACTAGAGCAATCTGGCATTCCTTGGAGAGTCTATCAAAATGAGATTAACCTTTCTTCATTGGTGGAGGATCATTCATTACTTGCTAATTTCTCTGACAATAATCTAGAATGGTTTTCACAATACCATGTCTTTTTCAGCCCGGGATATTATGAGTTTTTGGAGAAACAAAAATCAAGTCTAGAAAGTGAATTAGCCGAATTTGATCGAAATGGAGCTCCCGCAAATTCAGGTCCTGGATATTTAAAAGAGATCGAAAAGAAAAAAGATGATTTAGCCAAAGTTGAGGAGCATCTGGAAAAATTCAGTCCTGCCAACTTTGATAAGCTTTCGGAATTTGAAAAAAGCATCCATCAAAAAGCTTTTGCCAGAAACACAGATGATCCAAATTTCCACCAAGTGGAAAAGATCACTTATACTGAAGATGGCGAAGAAAGAACGGTGAGCGTTCCAAAAGGCGATATTTTACATCAGTTTAGAAAGGACGTCAACAATGGTACTTTGCCTGCAGTTTCCTGGCTCGTGGCACCACAAAAATTCTCAGATCACCCAAGTGCCCCATGGTATGGTGCTTGGTATGTTTCTGAAGTTTTGGACATTCTTACAAAGGATCCTGAAGTATGGAAGAAAACTATTTTCATTATCAATTATGATGAAAACGATGGCTACTTTGATCATCAGCCTCCTTTTGTAGTTCCAGATCCAAAAAACTCAGCAGAAGGGCTTATCTCTGAAGGTATTAATACAGAGGGAGAATATGTCTATGAAGAAGAGGAAAGGAAAGCTGGTTTTAAAGAGCATGAATGTAGAACCAGTCCAGTAGGTTTGGGCTATCGAGTTCCATTGATCGTCGCTTCTCCCTGGTCACGAGGAGGCTATGTTAATTCTCAGGTTTCTGACATTACTTCCACCATTCAGTTTTTAGAGACATTCCTGAGCAAAAAGTCCGGAAAACAAATCAAGGAAAATAACATCTCAGGCTGGAGAAGAATGATTTCTGGGGATTTGACTTCTGCTTTTAGACCTTACAATGGGGAACCATTAGAGAAGCTTAAGCCGGTCAACCGAAATGAATTTATGACTCAGATTCATAAGGCACAATTTAAAGGCTTACCAGATAATTTCATGGCCATACCGAGATCGGAGGCTAAGAAATGGGACACCAATCGATTGAAACAAGAAGGAACCCTTCCTAGCCAGGAGCCTGGTAGCCGACCCTCCAATGCTTTGAATTACGACCTACGCGTTTTGGGTAAGCTCAATTCAGCTAAAAATGCATTTGAGATAAGTTTTGAAGCTTCCAAAGAACTGTTTGGGGATGATACTTGGGGAGCACCTTTTCAAGTGTATGCACCGGGAAAATATAAAAGCTCTGATTCAGAAAATTGGGAGGAAGCAAGAGTTTGGCAATTTGCAGTGAAAGCCGGAGATCGATTGGAATACACTTGGCCCATCTCCGATTTTGAAGGAAATGAATATCACTTAAGGGTGTATGGACCTAATGGCTTTTATAGGGAATTTAAAGGAAAGCCTACCTCAGCCATCCTGGAGGCGAATATGCAACCAGTAAAAATGGGAGGATCCATTAGTAGGACTGCGCACCTAAA
Above is a window of Algoriphagus machipongonensis DNA encoding:
- a CDS encoding ammonium transporter, encoding MEKSGMKFKWKVAFLITIAAPVLGLFWKHAQPVLENFGTEEDLVFADIAWLLTASCLVLLMTPGLSLFYGGMVNKKNLISTMLQSFISLGVITMLWVVVGFSLAFGDPIGITIDGVKYGLIGNPFQYLFFDQVAELPHNTLGPTIPFILFALFQMKFAVITPAIITGSFAERVRFIGYLFFIGIFSIFVYAPLCHMVWHPNGLIGSYFGVLDFAGGTVVHISAGMASLAGALFLGKRNKPNHEPSNITYVLLGTGMLWFGWFGFNAGSSFGANGTAAIAFATTTISSATAMMTWVLFDRIQGRKISALQACIGAVVGLVVITPAAGYITVPESFFFGAIGAMVSNLAMNAKSLKKIDDTLDVFACHGIGGIMGMILTAIFAGKEGSSLLHGGIGVFASHMLVLIGVCIFSFGMGYIIFFVLNKFVTLRVREEYEEIGLDMSQHGESL
- a CDS encoding phosphocholine-specific phospholipase C, translated to MNNSRREFLKKTALLSGAAGLWQVLPSSIEKALAISPDPGTTFEDAEHVVMLMQENRSFDHCFGTLRGVRGYNDPRAITIPGNLPVWMQADKKGTHFPPFRLDINATKATWMRDIPHSWENQVDARNRGKYNDWIESKRPGREEFREVPLTMGYYTREDIPFYYAMADAFTVFDQHFCAALTGTTTNRSYFWTGKTHGEPGDKAKVRNGEVNYSNEAKWKTFPERLEQSGIPWRVYQNEINLSSLVEDHSLLANFSDNNLEWFSQYHVFFSPGYYEFLEKQKSSLESELAEFDRNGAPANSGPGYLKEIEKKKDDLAKVEEHLEKFSPANFDKLSEFEKSIHQKAFARNTDDPNFHQVEKITYTEDGEERTVSVPKGDILHQFRKDVNNGTLPAVSWLVAPQKFSDHPSAPWYGAWYVSEVLDILTKDPEVWKKTIFIINYDENDGYFDHQPPFVVPDPKNSAEGLISEGINTEGEYVYEEEERKAGFKEHECRTSPVGLGYRVPLIVASPWSRGGYVNSQVSDITSTIQFLETFLSKKSGKQIKENNISGWRRMISGDLTSAFRPYNGEPLEKLKPVNRNEFMTQIHKAQFKGLPDNFMAIPRSEAKKWDTNRLKQEGTLPSQEPGSRPSNALNYDLRVLGKLNSAKNAFEISFEASKELFGDDTWGAPFQVYAPGKYKSSDSENWEEARVWQFAVKAGDRLEYTWPISDFEGNEYHLRVYGPNGFYREFKGKPTSAILEANMQPVKMGGSISRTAHLKLTSHLAPYSIQILENNYRKGNYSLSLSTGKPIIKELDFEASHGWYDFTVKADGLEWTFAGRMENGEESISDPLLS